One part of the Marinobacter sp. M3C genome encodes these proteins:
- a CDS encoding IS5 family transposase (programmed frameshift), which translates to MPRRMLTDEHWSKLKGMMLQENIYNKRDLRMTVEGMFYRLRVGCPWRDLPPCFGRWNSIYKKFNEWSKKGKWLALFKKLVSEPDTEWEFIDGSYVKAHQHSAGARGVEPQAIGKSRAGNTTKIHLAVDSYGLPIEFSVTGGEIHDSTAASELIEPLPPATAVIADKGYDSSKIREQINSKGANAVIPRKSNSVIGNADMDWPLYRHRHLVENAFARLKHFRGLATRYDKLKRNYQSVVAMACGFLWLPM; encoded by the exons ATGCCCCGACGTATGCTCACTGATGAGCACTGGTCGAAGCTAAAAGGAATGATGCTTCAAGAAAATATTTATAACAAGCGCGACTTGCGGATGACGGTCGAAGGCATGTTTTACCGACTGCGAGTGGGCTGTCCATGGCGGGACTTGCCCCCATGCTTCGGCCGGTGGAACTCGATTTACAAGAAGTTCAATGAGTGGTCAAAAAAGGGTAAATGGTTGGCACTGTTCAAAAAGCTTGTCAGTGAGCCGGATACTGAGTGGGAATTTATTGATGGCAGTTACGTCAAAGCCCACCAGCACAGCGCCGGCGCAAGAGGTGTTGAGCCACAAGCCATTGGTAAAAGTCGTGCGGGCAATACCACAAAAATTCATTTGGCCGTCGATAGTTACGGCTTACCGATTGAGTTTTCAGTGACCGGCGGCGAGATTCATGACAGCACAGCGGCCAGCGAATTAATTGAGCCATTGCCGCCCGCCACAGCAGTGATCGCGGATAAAGGCTATGACAGTAGCAAAATTCGCGAACAGATTAACAGCAAGGGTGCCAACGCCGTGATTCCAAGAAAGTCGAATTCCGTCATAGGCAATGCGGACATGGATTGGCCGCTGTATCGCCACCGCCATTTAGTGGAAAATGCCTTTGCGCGCCTGAAGCATTTTCGCGGTCTGGCGACACGCTATGACAAATTGAAACGCAACTATCAAAGCGTCGTGGCCATG GCGTGTGGGTTTTTATGGCTGCCGATGTAA
- a CDS encoding DUF1788 domain-containing protein, whose protein sequence is MKQPLQDRLNQIPEKILTPEFLQGQGLGNEIGFWIFDYAPEEELKVREYLGFLTGFLQKKHNHLNVASINLLEIMRDYLAERKFLDKACQMQQQKGGQALLKALAGPMHMDKFAPYIMQRTNAAERDIILIHGVGSVWPVLRAHNLLNKLHALLGHKPVVLFYPGEYNGQSLTLFNRIPSNNYYRAFSLVP, encoded by the coding sequence ATGAAACAGCCGTTACAGGATCGACTGAATCAGATTCCGGAAAAAATTCTCACCCCGGAATTCTTGCAAGGCCAGGGATTGGGCAATGAAATTGGCTTTTGGATATTCGACTACGCCCCCGAAGAAGAACTCAAAGTGCGGGAGTACCTAGGCTTCCTGACCGGTTTCCTGCAAAAAAAGCACAATCACCTGAACGTGGCGAGCATCAACCTGCTGGAAATAATGCGCGACTATTTGGCCGAGCGAAAATTCTTGGACAAAGCTTGTCAGATGCAGCAGCAGAAAGGCGGCCAGGCGCTGCTGAAAGCGCTCGCTGGACCAATGCATATGGACAAGTTTGCCCCTTACATAATGCAACGGACAAATGCCGCTGAACGCGACATCATTTTGATCCATGGGGTTGGCTCCGTATGGCCAGTGCTGCGTGCGCACAACCTGCTAAACAAACTGCACGCGCTGCTGGGCCACAAGCCCGTTGTGCTTTTTTACCCGGGGGAATACAACGGCCAAAGTTTGACATTGTTCAACCGGATACCCAGCAATAATTATTATCGAGCCTTTTCGTTGGTGCCCTAA
- the pglX gene encoding BREX-1 system adenine-specific DNA-methyltransferase PglX, whose amino-acid sequence MNTANIKKYAPKARNVFIAAVTKQAARYGVTANGIKPIEQRGDVTLIGEQAFPKVVFQPRRALERVVEQMGFGQAMEQAAYSWFNRLCAIRYMEVHGYLDHGRRVLSSADGEAGTPQILDDCLDITLPGLSPETVTELKLDGNKDEELYRELLLAQCRALHDAMPFLFEAVDDATELLLPDNLTKTDSLIRELIRAIPEDNWQDVEIIGWLYQFYISEKKDQVMGKVVKSEDIPAATQLFTPNWIVQYLVQNSVGRQWLQTYPDSPLRSQMPYFIEPGEQPPEVQAQLADTVPDVIDPESIKVLDPACGSGHILVEAYKVLKAIYEERGYRSRDIPQQILKHNLFGLDIDDRAGQLAGFALMMLAREDDRRLFSRIAEGEVTLNVLSLKETGHLNLPQLWQDLNLSGDWQQGSSQSLFESEQTDLSSASADERYQLLQRTLERFEEAKTFGSLIEVPEEDAAPLQALVEELEQLARTGDVMQKPAAETLLPYVRQAWILAQRYDSVIANPPYMGSKGMNARLKDFAKNSYPHAKSDLFAIFIERGFELLRPFGFNAMVTMQSWMFLSSYESLRLKILKDSSIECMVHMANMVMGIAFGTAATVCKKAGSSLTRGAYCFVEYENIGDDGRPAQFPPLNERNLKAAKQNEMAE is encoded by the coding sequence ATGAACACCGCCAACATCAAAAAATACGCGCCAAAAGCGCGCAACGTCTTTATTGCTGCGGTTACCAAGCAAGCTGCCCGTTATGGCGTTACCGCCAATGGCATAAAGCCCATAGAGCAGCGGGGCGATGTGACGTTGATTGGTGAACAGGCGTTTCCAAAAGTTGTTTTTCAGCCTCGCAGAGCGCTAGAGCGTGTGGTAGAGCAAATGGGCTTTGGCCAGGCCATGGAACAGGCCGCCTACAGCTGGTTCAACCGCCTGTGCGCCATTCGCTACATGGAAGTGCACGGTTACCTGGATCACGGCCGTCGTGTACTCAGTTCAGCAGATGGCGAAGCCGGCACCCCGCAAATCCTTGACGACTGCCTGGACATCACCCTGCCGGGGCTGAGCCCGGAAACAGTCACCGAACTGAAACTGGACGGAAACAAAGACGAAGAGCTCTACCGCGAGCTGCTGCTAGCTCAGTGCCGCGCCCTACACGACGCCATGCCGTTCCTGTTTGAAGCCGTAGACGATGCCACCGAACTGCTGCTGCCAGACAACCTCACCAAAACCGACTCCCTCATCCGTGAACTGATCAGAGCGATCCCGGAAGACAACTGGCAGGACGTAGAGATCATCGGCTGGCTCTACCAGTTCTATATCTCCGAAAAGAAAGACCAGGTGATGGGCAAAGTCGTCAAAAGCGAAGACATCCCCGCCGCCACCCAACTGTTCACCCCCAACTGGATAGTGCAGTACCTGGTACAAAACTCCGTAGGCCGCCAGTGGCTGCAAACCTACCCGGACAGCCCCCTGCGCAGCCAGATGCCGTACTTCATCGAACCCGGCGAACAACCCCCGGAAGTACAAGCCCAGCTGGCCGACACCGTGCCAGACGTCATAGACCCGGAAAGCATCAAAGTGCTCGATCCCGCCTGCGGCTCTGGCCACATATTGGTGGAAGCGTACAAGGTACTCAAAGCCATCTACGAAGAACGCGGCTACCGCAGCCGGGACATCCCGCAGCAGATCCTGAAGCACAACCTGTTTGGCCTGGACATCGACGACCGGGCAGGGCAGTTGGCCGGCTTCGCACTGATGATGCTGGCAAGGGAAGATGACCGCAGGTTGTTTAGCCGCATAGCCGAAGGCGAAGTCACCCTCAACGTGCTCTCTCTCAAAGAAACCGGCCACCTTAACCTGCCTCAACTCTGGCAGGATCTAAATCTGAGTGGCGACTGGCAGCAGGGTAGCTCCCAGAGTTTGTTTGAAAGCGAGCAAACGGATTTAAGCAGTGCGAGTGCTGATGAGCGCTACCAACTTTTGCAACGTACGCTGGAGCGGTTTGAGGAAGCGAAAACCTTTGGCTCCCTCATCGAAGTACCCGAGGAAGACGCAGCGCCGTTGCAAGCGCTGGTTGAAGAACTGGAACAGTTGGCCCGCACGGGTGACGTAATGCAGAAGCCAGCGGCGGAAACTTTATTGCCTTATGTGAGACAGGCGTGGATTTTGGCGCAGAGATACGATTCAGTCATTGCCAACCCGCCGTACATGGGCAGCAAAGGTATGAACGCTCGCTTAAAGGACTTCGCGAAGAATTCATACCCCCATGCAAAGTCGGATTTGTTTGCCATATTCATTGAACGCGGCTTTGAACTACTTCGACCATTTGGTTTCAACGCAATGGTTACTATGCAAAGCTGGATGTTCCTGTCTTCCTATGAGAGCTTGCGACTAAAGATTCTGAAGGATTCATCAATTGAGTGCATGGTGCACATGGCCAATATGGTCATGGGTATAGCGTTTGGAACCGCTGCAACCGTTTGTAAGAAGGCCGGGAGCTCATTGACTCGCGGAGCCTACTGCTTTGTCGAATATGAGAATATTGGGGACGATGGGCGGCCCGCTCAGTTCCCACCGCTGAACGAGAGAAATCTGAAGGCGGCCAAACAAAATGAGATGGCCGAATGA
- a CDS encoding DUF1819 family protein translates to MINFPMQEFRYNSDLSGGSLLVRESRVIVELLLNNVTDSEWHQAVHVDNRLQKRSPATAKRLARVLRKRLNRLAPPFWYALRDGDDELATQIAFVAALDRNLLLVEFMETVVRDAFVLRAGALARYQWLDFLEDRAFRDPSIADLAEISKKKIGQVVFRMLAEVGLLQSTRTLKLQHIVVRPEVSSLLNSSHRDRIRACLNVSSANPG, encoded by the coding sequence ATGATCAATTTCCCAATGCAAGAATTCCGCTATAACAGCGACCTATCCGGTGGCTCTTTGCTAGTCAGGGAGTCCCGTGTCATTGTTGAATTGCTGCTCAACAACGTAACGGACAGCGAATGGCACCAGGCTGTGCATGTGGACAACCGTCTGCAAAAGCGCAGCCCGGCGACAGCAAAACGACTGGCCAGGGTGCTCCGTAAACGCTTGAATCGTTTGGCCCCGCCATTCTGGTACGCGTTGCGTGACGGTGACGACGAACTGGCAACACAAATAGCCTTCGTCGCGGCGCTGGATCGCAACTTGCTGCTCGTGGAGTTTATGGAAACGGTTGTCAGGGATGCCTTTGTGCTGCGAGCAGGGGCGCTGGCTCGCTATCAATGGCTTGATTTTCTGGAGGACCGCGCCTTTAGGGATCCGTCCATAGCTGACCTAGCGGAAATATCGAAAAAGAAAATCGGTCAGGTGGTTTTTCGAATGTTGGCGGAAGTGGGCCTGCTACAAAGCACCCGTACGCTCAAACTCCAACATATCGTGGTCAGGCCAGAGGTAAGCAGCCTGCTGAATAGCAGCCACCGTGACCGAATCCGGGCATGCCTGAATGTCTCTAGCGCGAACCCAGGTTAA
- the brxC gene encoding BREX system P-loop protein BrxC, translated as MFIKDLFFKPLDRSINGVVKADQADDATVWQELEEYVVTNELEKHFRAFFESYGTSLQDPSISNRVGIWISGFFGSGKSHFLKVLSYLLENKAAHDEQGATKNAVEFFDEQKLRDAMIRADVQKAATTPADVILFNIDSKSGSNDGGNPILSVFLRVFNEHQGFSGDHPHIAHMERHLEQKGAYQGFKEAFAESAGVDWEAERDGYPFYQDDIESAIAKALNLSAEAAHKWFEESEETFSVSVENFCRWVKEYLDARGAEHRMVFMVDEVGQFIGSDTKLMLTLQTITENLGTICDGRAWIVVTSQADMEAVLGDLSSSKANDFSKIAGRFKTRLSLSSSNTDEVIQKRLLRKTPEAETELRAAWEKSGDILRNQITFDRSGPTLKNFDGAESFVANYPFAPYHFQLVQKVFEEIRKIGATGAHLAYGERSMLDAFQMAAMSLADKDIGALVPMYAFYRSVEGFLDTAVKRTIDQASENSSLDTFDVQILRTLFMIRYVELIKGTSDNLVTLSIEKIDEDKLALRRRIEETLQRLEKESLITRNGDEFVFLTNEERDITRKIKATDIASSDENKELASLIYKDLLKDKNKYRYHVNKTDYSIGRYLDGHTLDGRYESDLRVEIVSPLDLDYAQYSEAGCINKSTDGAAGQAVIKLPDDKIFFQELRIWLKTNKFIRLNDDGNNTDLSRILADRGRENQERRKRLRHTMEDMLLRAECYSLGQHLQLSTSSLAVRFDDTCEYVLENTYTKLGFLKVLQQDPLRELSAVLTVDDIGQMGMALDGEEGNPQAVKEVEQFIMLRTDGDERLLVSDIIDRFAARPYGWPDGEILLILGRLAATGRISFHTGGPSKPLNDVFEYLNNSRRRREISVQKKRQTDDAILKKTRNLSRDLFNALGPDTEKELFEFYCSHFNQWLTNLRSYKSKTDVGRFPGKQVIEGSILRLERLMANRESFDFFKTVIDNKNDYLELEEDYRDIHEFFSNQLHSWQQLQRALNHFEKNQQALQKNDSASKALAELKHIDKAESPYGLLHKVVSLVETVEAVNTAIVREKREHALARVEEKIQQLQAEIIKSGIVTADLSNRLLRPLQLIKEDLTGETSIATIYMLQTQTAQEKLDDSLFNLEQAAHVEAEKQAKAQRDAQDGAGTYTHKPSPDSSPKPAPVAMPKPVVDVSAAKVFSKLASGVYLEKQEDVDKFVAALKEELQKAIKEGGRVRLK; from the coding sequence ATGTTCATTAAAGACCTCTTTTTTAAGCCCCTGGATCGTTCCATCAACGGCGTGGTCAAAGCCGACCAGGCGGACGACGCTACCGTGTGGCAAGAGCTTGAAGAGTACGTCGTCACCAACGAACTGGAAAAGCACTTTCGCGCGTTCTTCGAAAGCTACGGCACCAGTCTGCAAGACCCGTCTATTTCTAATCGAGTGGGTATTTGGATCTCCGGATTTTTTGGCTCGGGCAAATCGCATTTTCTGAAAGTCTTGTCTTATCTGCTGGAAAATAAAGCAGCTCACGACGAACAAGGCGCCACAAAAAACGCGGTCGAGTTTTTTGACGAACAAAAACTTCGCGACGCGATGATTCGTGCAGACGTACAAAAGGCTGCGACGACACCCGCGGACGTCATTCTATTTAACATCGACTCTAAGTCCGGCTCTAACGATGGCGGTAACCCGATCCTGAGCGTTTTTCTGCGGGTGTTTAACGAACATCAGGGCTTCAGCGGTGACCATCCTCATATTGCACACATGGAGCGGCACCTTGAACAAAAAGGCGCCTACCAAGGCTTTAAAGAGGCCTTTGCAGAATCTGCGGGAGTGGACTGGGAAGCCGAACGCGACGGTTACCCGTTCTATCAGGACGATATTGAATCCGCCATTGCCAAAGCGTTGAACCTGTCTGCCGAAGCCGCTCATAAATGGTTTGAAGAATCAGAAGAAACCTTTTCAGTGTCCGTTGAGAATTTCTGCCGCTGGGTGAAAGAGTATCTGGATGCTCGCGGCGCTGAGCACCGAATGGTGTTTATGGTCGACGAAGTAGGGCAGTTCATTGGTTCCGACACCAAATTGATGCTCACCTTGCAGACCATCACCGAAAACCTGGGCACCATTTGTGACGGTCGAGCATGGATTGTGGTGACCTCGCAGGCCGATATGGAGGCTGTGCTTGGCGATCTTAGCTCGTCCAAAGCCAACGATTTTTCCAAAATTGCAGGCCGTTTTAAAACCCGATTATCGTTGTCCAGCTCGAACACCGACGAAGTCATTCAGAAGCGGTTGCTGCGCAAAACGCCAGAAGCAGAAACTGAGCTTCGTGCCGCTTGGGAAAAAAGTGGCGACATCCTGCGTAACCAAATCACCTTTGATCGCTCCGGTCCAACCCTGAAAAACTTCGATGGCGCGGAAAGTTTTGTCGCCAACTATCCATTCGCGCCCTACCATTTTCAGCTGGTGCAAAAAGTCTTTGAAGAAATTCGAAAAATCGGTGCGACCGGCGCTCACCTGGCCTATGGTGAACGCTCCATGTTGGATGCCTTCCAGATGGCAGCGATGAGCCTGGCGGACAAAGACATCGGCGCCTTGGTGCCCATGTATGCCTTTTATCGGTCAGTGGAAGGGTTTCTGGACACAGCGGTAAAGCGCACGATTGACCAAGCCAGTGAAAACTCCAGCCTAGACACGTTTGACGTTCAAATTCTTCGCACCCTGTTCATGATTCGCTACGTGGAACTTATCAAGGGCACGTCGGACAACCTGGTCACCCTGTCCATTGAGAAAATTGACGAAGACAAACTGGCGCTTCGCCGACGCATCGAAGAAACGCTTCAACGGCTGGAGAAAGAAAGCCTGATCACCCGTAACGGTGACGAGTTCGTTTTTCTGACCAACGAAGAGCGTGACATTACCCGTAAGATCAAAGCAACAGACATTGCCAGTTCGGATGAAAACAAAGAGCTGGCCAGCTTGATCTACAAAGACCTGCTAAAAGACAAAAATAAATATCGCTACCATGTTAACAAGACGGACTACAGCATTGGCCGCTACCTAGACGGCCACACGCTGGATGGCCGCTACGAATCGGATTTAAGAGTCGAGATTGTTTCCCCGCTGGATCTGGATTACGCCCAATACAGCGAAGCAGGCTGCATCAACAAATCTACTGATGGCGCAGCGGGCCAGGCCGTTATCAAACTGCCAGACGACAAAATCTTCTTTCAGGAGCTGCGAATCTGGCTCAAAACCAACAAGTTCATTCGCCTCAACGACGACGGCAACAACACCGACCTTAGCCGTATCCTGGCAGACCGTGGCCGCGAGAATCAGGAGCGGCGAAAGCGCCTGCGCCACACCATGGAAGACATGCTGTTACGCGCCGAGTGCTATTCCTTGGGCCAGCACTTGCAGTTATCGACCAGCAGCCTCGCCGTGCGTTTCGATGACACCTGCGAGTACGTATTAGAAAATACCTACACCAAACTCGGCTTTCTGAAAGTGCTTCAGCAAGACCCGTTGCGCGAATTGAGCGCTGTGCTCACCGTCGATGACATTGGCCAGATGGGTATGGCATTGGATGGGGAAGAAGGTAATCCCCAGGCCGTGAAGGAAGTGGAACAATTTATCATGCTCCGTACGGACGGCGATGAACGTTTGCTGGTGAGCGATATTATTGATCGATTTGCAGCCCGCCCATACGGCTGGCCAGATGGGGAAATTTTGCTGATTCTAGGCCGCCTGGCTGCGACGGGTCGGATTTCATTTCATACCGGTGGCCCCTCCAAACCGCTGAACGACGTGTTCGAGTACCTGAACAACAGCCGTCGGCGTCGGGAGATTTCGGTTCAAAAAAAGCGCCAGACAGACGACGCGATTCTCAAGAAAACTCGCAACTTGTCCCGCGACTTGTTCAATGCCTTGGGGCCCGACACGGAAAAAGAACTGTTCGAGTTTTATTGCAGCCATTTTAATCAGTGGCTGACCAACCTGCGCAGCTACAAAAGCAAAACCGATGTGGGCCGGTTCCCCGGTAAACAGGTGATTGAAGGCTCCATCCTCAGGCTGGAGCGCCTGATGGCCAATCGTGAGAGCTTCGATTTTTTCAAAACCGTCATCGACAATAAAAATGATTACCTGGAACTGGAAGAAGATTACCGCGACATCCACGAATTTTTCAGCAATCAACTTCACAGTTGGCAGCAATTACAAAGGGCGCTTAACCACTTTGAAAAAAATCAGCAGGCTCTGCAGAAAAACGACTCAGCCAGCAAAGCCCTAGCGGAGCTGAAGCACATCGATAAGGCAGAATCGCCATACGGCCTGCTGCATAAAGTCGTCAGCCTGGTGGAAACGGTTGAGGCGGTGAACACCGCCATTGTGAGGGAAAAACGCGAACACGCATTGGCGCGGGTAGAAGAAAAAATACAACAGCTTCAGGCTGAGATCATTAAAAGCGGAATTGTCACTGCGGATTTGAGCAATCGCCTGTTGCGACCGCTGCAGCTAATAAAAGAAGACCTGACCGGCGAAACCAGCATCGCCACGATCTATATGCTGCAAACCCAGACAGCTCAAGAAAAACTGGACGATAGTCTGTTCAACCTGGAGCAAGCGGCGCATGTCGAGGCTGAAAAGCAAGCGAAAGCCCAAAGAGATGCACAAGACGGTGCTGGAACCTACACTCACAAGCCATCACCAGATTCATCACCCAAGCCCGCACCCGTGGCTATGCCCAAGCCTGTGGTGGATGTGAGTGCAGCAAAAGTGTTCAGCAAACTCGCCAGTGGTGTCTACCTGGAAAAGCAGGAAGACGTCGATAAGTTTGTCGCTGCCTTAAAGGAAGAGCTGCAAAAAGCCATCAAAGAAGGCGGCCGAGTGCGCCTGAAGTAA
- a CDS encoding Fic family protein, with protein sequence MQPAMVAEVRSVTRKEIIGNTIAVPAKLALENSDLLGHVLFALKHEGVNLQVLAPVLPKISEPEIRSAFDASPNSQYLRKACFLWEHFTGQVVQRGTAAIKQAYIPLFNPKQYITGRGVKHPRWRVTFNGLGTLDYCVTVRRTDSLETLLGKNLLQKAVEFTDSLPKDILNRTLAWAYLHETKDSYAIENESPNDNKATRFVELLKQAHSPRDLDEDYLVALQNAVISNVFSKAASFRIEQNYLSDGLRGALGVTYVPPTAEFSRALMDDLMALANHPPEDVDPLVLASIIAFGFVFIHPFMDGNGRLSRFLFHQVLCQRGALQNGLVLPVSIVMRQNEADYLSVLQDFSESARRFWDVTFIDVNQFVFEFKGDESIYRYWDGTRCVEFMAKATEQAIEHHLKQETVFLARYDELYRRIDQEFDVSNVDLSRLVMFCLDQNGKISKHRRKQYQYKVPDSVFDALEAAYQGFVK encoded by the coding sequence ATGCAACCTGCAATGGTAGCAGAAGTGCGATCGGTTACCCGTAAGGAAATCATCGGCAACACGATCGCGGTGCCGGCCAAGCTTGCCCTTGAGAACAGTGACCTGCTGGGGCACGTCCTGTTTGCGCTCAAACATGAGGGTGTCAACCTTCAGGTTCTTGCACCGGTGCTGCCCAAAATATCCGAACCAGAAATTCGCAGCGCGTTCGACGCATCGCCAAATAGCCAGTATCTGCGCAAGGCCTGTTTCTTGTGGGAACACTTCACTGGCCAGGTCGTACAACGCGGCACTGCGGCGATCAAACAAGCCTATATTCCGCTCTTTAATCCTAAACAGTACATCACCGGGAGGGGCGTGAAACATCCGCGCTGGCGCGTCACCTTCAATGGCCTGGGTACGCTGGATTACTGTGTTACCGTGCGGCGTACCGATTCGTTAGAGACACTGCTTGGTAAAAATTTGCTGCAAAAAGCCGTGGAGTTCACCGATTCATTACCCAAAGACATACTCAACCGAACGCTGGCCTGGGCCTATCTGCACGAAACCAAAGATTCTTACGCCATCGAAAACGAATCCCCGAATGATAACAAGGCTACCCGGTTCGTTGAGCTCCTTAAACAAGCTCACAGTCCCCGAGATCTTGATGAAGATTACTTGGTTGCCCTGCAAAACGCCGTAATCAGCAATGTTTTCTCTAAAGCCGCCTCATTTCGCATCGAGCAAAACTACCTCAGTGACGGACTAAGGGGCGCTTTGGGGGTCACCTACGTGCCGCCAACAGCAGAGTTTAGCAGGGCACTGATGGACGATCTGATGGCATTGGCCAATCACCCTCCTGAAGACGTGGATCCGTTGGTGCTCGCCAGCATCATCGCCTTTGGTTTTGTATTTATACACCCGTTTATGGATGGCAATGGCCGCCTGTCGCGGTTCCTGTTTCATCAGGTGTTGTGCCAAAGAGGTGCCTTGCAAAACGGACTGGTATTGCCAGTTTCAATTGTAATGCGCCAAAACGAAGCCGATTACCTGTCTGTGTTGCAGGACTTTTCCGAGTCCGCGCGCCGGTTTTGGGACGTCACGTTTATCGACGTCAATCAGTTCGTGTTTGAGTTTAAAGGTGATGAGAGTATTTACCGGTATTGGGACGGCACCCGCTGCGTCGAGTTTATGGCCAAGGCGACCGAACAGGCCATAGAGCACCACCTGAAACAAGAAACAGTCTTTTTAGCCCGTTATGACGAGCTTTACCGCCGAATAGATCAGGAATTTGACGTGTCGAACGTCGACCTCTCGCGGCTGGTAATGTTTTGTTTGGACCAGAATGGGAAGATTTCGAAACATCGTCGGAAGCAGTACCAGTACAAAGTACCCGACAGTGTTTTTGACGCGTTGGAAGCCGCCTATCAAGGATTTGTAAAATGA